From a single Lolium rigidum isolate FL_2022 chromosome 7, APGP_CSIRO_Lrig_0.1, whole genome shotgun sequence genomic region:
- the LOC124672870 gene encoding serine carboxypeptidase-like 17, with protein MASSHGLALGLSFLLLVVIVQSEKQPQNTTVVSHLPGYHGPLPFSLQTGYVEVDKGNGVRLFYYFIQSERSPAEDPVLLWLTGGPGCSAFSGLVYEIGPLSFQSHSYVDGLPELVHRPDSWTKVANIIFLDSPVGAGFSYAATDDGYKSSDTITINQIAIFLTKWYEEHSEFLLNPLYIAGDSYSGLIVPPLTFRIARGIKTDDRPLLNLKGYIIGNPLTDVKIDMAAKVPYAHMMGLISDEQYEIYRESCSSVTGMPQNMRCTNCLDAIDKCLKGINTHHILEPECSEYDGNSSGDRMLLDYNSGQLPLSDISSECRDTGYTMSSIWANDRAVREALGVHTETVPLWVRCNHGMPYTTDIWSSLEYHRSVTSRGYRSLIYSGDHDMTVPFIGTQAWIRSLGAVVDEWRPWYVTGQVAGFATVYFNNITFATVKGAGHTAPEYKPKQCLAMVSSWLSNSPL; from the exons ATGGCAAGTAGCCATGGCTTGGCACTGGGactgagcttcctcctcctcgtggtCATCGTGCAGAGCGAGAAGCAGCCGCAGAATACTACAGTAGTGAGCCATCTCCCTGGCTACCATGGACCTCTCCCCTTCTCCCTGCAGACAGGCTACGTGGAAGTGGACAAAGGCAACGGCGTCCGCCTCTTCTATTACTTCATTCAGTCAGAGAGGAGTCCGGCAGAGGATCCCGTCTTGCTTTGGCTCACCGGCGGCCCCGGGTGCTCCGCCTTCTCCGGCCTCGTCTATGAGATCG GTCCTCTCAGTTTCCAGTCTCATTCCTATGTCGATGGCCTGCCAGAGCTGGTGCACAGGCCAGATTCCTGGACCAAG GTGGCCAATATAATCTTCCTTGATTCCCCTGTTGGAGCTGGCTTCTCATACGCTGCAACAGATGATGGATACAAGTCCTCCGATACCATAACCATTAACCAAATTGCCATCTTCCTTACCAAG TGGTACGAGGAGCATTCAGAATTCTTACTGAATCCACTTTACATTGCCGGAGATTCGTATTCTGGCTTAATTGTGCCACCTCTAACCTTTCGAATTGCTAGAG GTATAAAAACGGATGACAGGCCGCTTCTTAATTTGAAG GGTTACATCATCGGCAACCCATTAACGGACGTCAAGATCGATATGGCAGCCAAAGTTCCATATGCCCATATGATGGGTCTCATATCCGATGAACAATATGAG ATATACAGGGAAAGTTGCAGCTCAGTCACCGGTATGCCCCAAAACATGCGATGCACAAATTGTCTTGATGCAATAGATAAG TGTTTGAAGGGCATAAACACACATCACATTCTTGAACCTGAATGTTCCGAATACGATGGAAATTCAAGTGGCGACAGGATGCTGCTTGACTACAACAGTGGACAGCTCCCCTTGTCTGATATTTCTTCAGAGTGCAGA GATACAGGATACACCATGTCCAGTATATGGGCAAATGACAGGGCGGTAAGAGAGGCTCTGGGTGTCCACACG GAAACGGTTCCTTTGTGGGTGAGATGCAACCACGGCATGCCATACACCACTGACATATGGAGCAGCTTGGAGTATCACCGAAGTGTCACCAGCAGAGGATACCGGAGTCTGATCTACAGTGGGGATCACGACATGACCGTGCCTTTCATCGGCACCCAGGCGTGGATCCGGTCACTCGGCGCCGTCGTGGATGAGTGGAGGCCGTGGTATGTCACCGGACAAGTTGCAGG
- the LOC124675747 gene encoding homoserine kinase-like encodes MAAATTASPATAPPSSFPSTTRKSPLPILRLPRKLKLPAASLSSDPSPAFQSVTAFAPATVANLGPGFDFLGCAVADASLSLGDTVTATLDPSLPAGTVAISAVTSPSRPHLAARLSRDPLRNCAGIAAAAALRALGVRSHAVSLALAKGLPLGSGLGSSAASAAAAAKAVDALFGSLLSPHDLVLAGLESEKAVSGFHADNIAPAIQGGFVLVRSYDPFTLVQLPCPPALRLCFVLVTPEFEAPTAKMRAALPKKVDIGHHVRNSSQAAALVAAVLQGDAAGIGSAMSSDGIVEPTRAPLIPGMVAVKAAALEAGALGCTISGAGPTAVAVIEGEEKGEEIARRMVDAFWSAGKLKATATIAHLDRAGARVISTSRLLK; translated from the coding sequence ATGGCGGCGGCCACGACGGCATctccggccaccgcgccgccctcctccttccCCTCCACCACCCGCAAGTCCCCCCTCCCGATCCTCCGCCTCCCCAGAAAGCTCAAGCTCCCCGCCGCCTCACTCTCCTCCGACCCGTCCCCAGCCTTCCAGTCCGTCACGGCGTTCGCGCCGGCCACGGTGGCCAACCTGGGCCCGGGTTTCGACTTCCTGGGCTGCGCGGTGGCCGACGCCTCCCTCTCCCTCGgcgacaccgtcaccgccaccctcGACCCCTCCCTGCCCGCGGGCACCGTCGCCATCTCCGCCGTCACCTCCCCGTCCCGCCCGCACCTCGCCGCCCGCCTCTCCCGCGACCCGCTCCGCAACTGCGCgggcatcgccgccgccgccgcgctgcgcGCCCTCGGCGTGCGCTCGCACGCCGTCTCCCTCGCGCTCGCCAAGGGCCTGCCGCTCGGCTCCGGCctcggctcctccgccgcctccgccgccgccgccgccaaggccgTCGACGCGCTCTTCGGCTCCCTGCTCTCGCCCCACGACCTCgtcctcgccggcctcgagtccgAGAAGGCCGTCAGCGGCTTCCACGCCGACAACATCGCGCCCGCCATCCAGGGCGGCTTCGTCCTCGTCCGGAGCTACGACCCCTTCACGCTCGTCCAGCTCCCCTGCCCGCCCGCACTACGCCTCTGCTTCGTCCTCGTCACGCCGGAATTCGAGGCGCCCACCGCCAAGATGCGCGCCGCGCTGCCCAAGAAAGTCGACATCGGCCACCACGTCCGCAACTCCAGCCAGGCCGCCGCGCTCGTGGCCGCCGTGCTGCAGGGCGACGCTGCCGGCATCGGCTCCGCCATGTCGTCCGACGGCATCGTCGAGCCCACCAGGGCGCCGCTCATACCCGGCATGGTCGCGGTCAAGGCCGCCGCTCTGGAGGCCGGGGCGCTGGGATGCACCATCAGCGGAGCCGGCCCGACCGCCGTGGCTGTCATCGAGGGGGAGGAGAAGGGGGAGGAGATTGCCCGGAGGATGGTCGACGCCTTCTGGTCGGCGGGGAAGCTGAAAGCGACGGCCACCATCGCCCACCTCGACAGAGCAGGTGCCAGGGTTATCTCAACGTCTAGATTGTTGAAGTAG
- the LOC124675328 gene encoding large ribosomal RNA subunit accumulation protein YCED homolog 1, chloroplastic-like, with the protein MMVCYPVGAAAHCHCPLLLPHRTPATTALLQRRLLQPWLQSRRLPSSAGRPWGRRHAVDPDDAFLTLDLDELEGLDGDDDDEDGSSPWEGALVYRRDAAAHHVEYATTLERLGLADLSSSHSRARAAAMGILPSTKTKPRDGAETTPVLVSVDVTRRRGRLRLDGIVRTVITLGCYRCAEPAPQGIFANFSLLLTEDLVEEPDVVDLGTVYEEDTTKFPSVTGSQDEDDQDIDWDDRVHFPASEKEVDISKHIRDIIHLEITLDAFCSTSCKGLCLTCGMNFNTGSCSCTEEEELQDKDVKRAGTFRNLLKPLQNRR; encoded by the exons ATGATGGTGTGTTATCCGGTCGGCGCCGCGGCGCACTGCCACTGCCCGCTCCTCCTCCCCCACCgcacgccggcgacgaccgccctcctgcagcgccgcctcctccagccgtgGTTACAATCCCGCCGGCTCCCCTCCTCAGCTGGGCGGCCATGGGGGCGCCGCCACGCCGTCGACCCCGACGATGCCTTCCTCACGCTCGACCTCGACGAGCTCGAGGGCCTTgacggggacgacgacgacgaggacgggtCGTCGCCGTGGGAGGGCGCGCTGGTGTACCGGcgcgacgcggcggcgcaccacgTGGAGTACGCCACCACGCTCGAGCGCCTGGGCCTCGCCGACCTCTCCTCCTCGCActccagggcccgcgccgccgccatgggcATCCTCCCCTCCACCAAGACGAAGCCCAGGGACGGCGCGGAGACCACGCCCGTGCTCGTCTCCGTCGACGTCACCAGGCGCCGCGGCCGCCTGCGCCTCGACGGCATCGTGCGCACCGTCATCACCCTCGGCTGCTACCG GTGTGCCGAGCCAGCGCCACAAGGTATATTCGCCAACTTCTCCCTCTTACTGACAGAAGACCTGGTGGAGGAACCTGACGTGGTTGACCTCGGCACCGTATACGAAGAAGACACTACCAAGTTCCCTTCAGTGACCGGGAGCCAGGACGAAGACGACCAAGACATCGACTGGGATGACCGTGTGCACTTCCCGGCCAGTGAGAAGGAGGTGGACATCTCGAAGCACATCCGGGACATCATCCACCTGGAGATCACACTGGATGCcttctgcagcacaagctgcaagGGTTTGTGCCTTACCTGCGGCATGAACTTCAACACGGGCAGTTGCAGctgcaccgaggaggaggagttgcAGGACAAGGATGTCAAGAGAGCGGGTACTTTCAGAAACCTGTTGAAGCCGTTGCAAAATCGACGATGA